A window of Streptomyces sp. SAI-127 contains these coding sequences:
- a CDS encoding phosphatidylserine decarboxylase → MPHSQTSAPRDSLAGVRLARGASPWLLPTVATAAVSLVRARKSGAAKAVAVPATALAAGMLWFFRDPEREIAPGRVISPADGVVQSIMPWKDGRTRVAIFMSPLNVHVNRAPLSGTVASVEHIPGGFVPAFNKESENNERVVWHFDTELGDIEMIQIAGAVARRIVPYLPQGTKVEQGDRIGLIRFGSRVDIYLPEGVEVAVEVGQKTVAGVTRIDRD, encoded by the coding sequence ATGCCCCACAGCCAAACCTCTGCACCTCGCGACAGCCTGGCAGGCGTACGCCTCGCGCGCGGAGCATCGCCGTGGCTCCTCCCGACCGTCGCCACCGCAGCAGTGAGCCTGGTACGCGCGCGCAAGTCCGGCGCCGCCAAGGCCGTCGCCGTGCCCGCCACCGCGCTGGCGGCGGGCATGCTGTGGTTCTTCCGCGACCCCGAGCGCGAGATCGCCCCGGGCCGGGTCATCTCGCCCGCCGACGGTGTGGTGCAGAGCATCATGCCGTGGAAGGACGGTCGCACCCGGGTCGCGATCTTCATGAGCCCGCTCAACGTCCACGTCAACCGCGCGCCGCTCTCCGGCACGGTGGCCTCGGTCGAGCACATCCCCGGCGGGTTCGTTCCGGCGTTCAACAAGGAGAGCGAGAACAACGAGCGCGTCGTCTGGCACTTCGACACCGAGCTCGGTGACATCGAAATGATCCAGATCGCCGGCGCCGTCGCCCGCCGCATCGTTCCCTACCTCCCGCAGGGCACGAAGGTCGAGCAGGGCGACCGCATCGGTCTGATCCGCTTCGGCTCGCGCGTCGACATCTACCTGCCGGAGGGCGTTGAGGTCGCGGTCGAGGTCGGCCAGAAGACGGTGGCTGGGGTGACTCGCATTGACCGTGATTGA
- a CDS encoding MaoC family dehydratase, which translates to MQFGRTYEEFEVGAVYKHWPGKTVTEYDDHLFCLLTMNHHPLHMDSNYAEQTTDFGKNVVVGNYIYSLLLGMSVPDVSGKAIANLEIESLRHVAPTFHGDTIYGETTVLDKWPSKSKNDRGIVYVETKGYKQDGTLVCVFRRKVMVPTETYIKERGGEQPGRPQLREQEK; encoded by the coding sequence ATGCAGTTCGGACGCACCTACGAGGAGTTCGAGGTCGGGGCGGTCTACAAGCACTGGCCCGGGAAGACGGTCACGGAGTACGACGACCATCTCTTCTGTCTCCTGACCATGAATCACCACCCGCTCCACATGGACAGCAATTACGCGGAGCAGACGACCGACTTCGGCAAGAACGTCGTGGTCGGGAACTACATCTACTCCCTGCTGCTCGGCATGTCCGTGCCGGACGTCTCCGGCAAGGCGATCGCCAACCTGGAGATCGAGTCGCTCAGGCACGTGGCGCCGACCTTCCACGGCGACACGATCTACGGCGAGACGACCGTGCTCGACAAGTGGCCGTCCAAGTCGAAGAACGACCGCGGGATCGTGTACGTCGAGACCAAGGGCTACAAGCAGGACGGCACGCTGGTCTGCGTGTTCCGCCGCAAGGTGATGGTGCCGACCGAGACGTACATCAAGGAGCGCGGCGGCGAGCAGCCGGGCCGCCCCCAGCTGAGGGAGCAGGAGAAGTAG
- a CDS encoding acyl-CoA dehydrogenase family protein — translation MARLAQTAGLTDIQQEILSTVRDFVDKEIIPVATELEHRDEYPQQIVDGLKELGLFGLMIPEEYGGLGESLLTYALCVEEIARGWMSVSGIINTHFIVAYMLKQHGTQEQKDHFLPRMAAGDIRGAFSMSEPALGSDVSAITSKAVKDGDEYVLNGQKMWLTNGGTSSLVAVLVRSDEGHSPEEAAAKPHKSMTTFLIEKEPGFGEVRPGLTIPGKIDKMGYKGVDTTEMIMDGLRLPANRVLGGATGRGFYQMMDGVEVGRVNVAARGCGVAQRAFELGVSYAQQRHTFGKPIAQHQAIQFKLAEMATKVEAAHAMMVNAARKKDSGERNDLEAGMAKYLASEYCKEVVEDAFRIHGGYGFSKEYEIERLYREAPMLLIGEGTAEIQKMIIGRRLLEEYRFQG, via the coding sequence ATGGCGCGACTCGCCCAGACCGCCGGTCTGACCGACATCCAGCAGGAGATCCTCTCCACCGTCCGCGACTTCGTGGACAAGGAGATCATCCCGGTCGCCACCGAGCTGGAACACCGCGACGAGTACCCGCAGCAGATCGTCGACGGGCTCAAGGAGTTGGGCCTGTTCGGGCTGATGATCCCCGAGGAGTACGGCGGTCTGGGCGAGTCCCTCCTGACGTACGCGCTGTGTGTGGAGGAGATCGCCCGCGGCTGGATGTCGGTCTCCGGCATCATCAACACCCACTTCATCGTGGCGTACATGCTCAAGCAGCACGGCACCCAGGAGCAGAAGGACCACTTCCTGCCGAGGATGGCGGCCGGCGACATCCGCGGCGCCTTCTCGATGTCGGAGCCGGCGCTCGGCTCGGACGTGTCCGCCATCACGTCCAAGGCGGTCAAGGACGGCGACGAGTACGTCCTGAACGGTCAGAAGATGTGGCTGACGAACGGCGGGACGTCAAGCCTGGTCGCCGTTCTCGTCCGAAGTGATGAAGGACACTCCCCTGAAGAGGCGGCCGCCAAGCCCCACAAGTCGATGACGACCTTCCTGATCGAGAAGGAGCCCGGCTTCGGAGAGGTCCGTCCGGGCCTCACCATCCCCGGGAAGATCGACAAGATGGGCTACAAGGGTGTCGACACCACCGAGATGATCATGGATGGCCTGCGACTTCCGGCCAACCGTGTGCTCGGCGGGGCCACCGGCCGAGGTTTTTACCAAATGATGGACGGAGTCGAAGTAGGCCGCGTCAATGTGGCGGCACGTGGCTGCGGTGTCGCTCAGCGTGCCTTCGAGCTGGGTGTCTCGTACGCCCAGCAGCGTCACACCTTCGGCAAGCCGATCGCTCAGCACCAGGCGATTCAGTTCAAGCTGGCCGAGATGGCTACCAAGGTCGAGGCCGCGCATGCGATGATGGTCAACGCGGCACGCAAAAAGGACTCCGGTGAGCGAAACGACCTTGAGGCAGGGATGGCGAAGTACCTCGCCTCCGAGTACTGCAAGGAGGTCGTGGAGGACGCCTTCCGGATCCACGGCGGCTACGGCTTCTCCAAGGAGTACGAGATCGAGCGCCTCTACCGTGAGGCTCCGATGCTGCTGATCGGTGAAGGTACCGCCGAGATCCAGAAAATGATCATCGGTCGCAGGCTGCTCGAAGAGTATCGGTTCCAGGGCTAG
- a CDS encoding CoA ester lyase yields the protein MTVNRLRPRRSCLAVPGSNPRFLEKAQGLPADQVFLDLEDACAPLAKPEARHTIVKFLNEGDWTGKTRVVRVNDWTTEWTYRDVVTVVEGAGQNLDCIMLPKVQTAEQIVALDLLLTQIEKTMGFEVGKIGIEAQIENAQGLNNVNEIATASQRVETIIFGPADFMASINMKSLVVGEQPPGYPADAYHYILMKILMAARANNLQAIDGPYLQIRNVDGYREVAQRAAALGFDGKWVLHPGQVEASNEIFSPSQEDYDHAELILDAYEYFTSEAGGKKGSAMIGDEMIDEASRKMALVISGKGRAAGMQRTSKFEIPEG from the coding sequence ATGACCGTCAACCGTCTGCGTCCCCGCCGCTCGTGTCTCGCGGTACCGGGAAGCAACCCCCGCTTCCTGGAGAAGGCGCAGGGCCTCCCGGCGGACCAGGTCTTCCTCGACCTGGAGGACGCGTGCGCCCCGCTCGCCAAGCCCGAGGCGCGGCACACCATCGTCAAGTTCCTCAACGAGGGCGACTGGACCGGCAAGACGAGGGTCGTGCGCGTCAACGACTGGACGACCGAGTGGACGTACCGCGATGTCGTCACGGTCGTCGAGGGCGCGGGCCAGAACCTCGACTGCATCATGCTGCCGAAGGTGCAGACGGCCGAGCAGATCGTCGCGCTCGACCTCCTGCTGACCCAGATCGAGAAGACCATGGGCTTCGAGGTCGGCAAGATCGGCATCGAGGCGCAGATCGAGAACGCGCAGGGCCTCAACAACGTCAACGAGATCGCGACGGCCTCCCAGCGCGTCGAGACGATCATCTTCGGCCCGGCCGACTTCATGGCGTCGATCAACATGAAGTCGCTGGTCGTGGGTGAGCAGCCGCCCGGTTACCCGGCGGACGCCTACCACTACATCCTGATGAAGATCCTGATGGCGGCCCGCGCCAACAACCTCCAGGCGATCGACGGCCCCTACCTGCAGATCCGCAACGTCGACGGCTACCGCGAGGTCGCCCAGCGCGCCGCGGCCCTCGGCTTCGACGGCAAGTGGGTGCTGCACCCGGGCCAGGTGGAGGCGTCCAACGAGATCTTCTCGCCCTCGCAGGAGGACTACGACCACGCCGAGCTGATCCTGGACGCGTACGAGTACTTCACGTCCGAGGCGGGCGGCAAGAAGGGCTCGGCGATGATCGGCGACGAGATGATCGACGAGGCCAGCCGCAAGATGGCGCTGGTCATCTCCGGCAAGGGCCGTGCGGCCGGCATGCAGCGCACGTCCAAGTTCGAGATCCCGGAAGGCTGA
- the ccrA gene encoding crotonyl-CoA carboxylase/reductase — translation MKDILDAIQSPDSTPADFAALPLPESYRAITVHKDETEMFAGLQTRDKDPRKSIHLDDVPVPELGPGEALVAVMASSVNYNSVWTSIFEPLSTFGFLERYGRTNDLAKRHDLPYHIIGSDLAGVVLRTGPGVNAWKPGDEVVAHCLSVEMESSDGHNDTMLDPEQRIWGFETNFGGLAEIALVKSNQLMPKPGHLSWEEAAAPGLVNSTAYRQLVSRNGAAMKQGDNVLIWGASGGLGSYATQFALAGGANPICVVSSDQKADICRSMGAEAIIDRNAEDYKFWKDETTQDPKEWKRFGKRIRELTGGEDIDIVFEHPGRETFGASVFVTRKGGTITTCASTSGYMHEYDNRYLWMSLKRIIGSHFANYREAWEANRLIAKGKIHPTLSKVYSLEETGQAAYDVHRNLHQGKVGVLCLAPEAGLGVRDEEMRAKHIDAINRFRNI, via the coding sequence GTGAAGGACATCCTGGACGCGATCCAGTCGCCGGACTCGACTCCGGCCGACTTCGCCGCTCTGCCGCTCCCCGAGTCGTACCGCGCCATCACCGTCCACAAGGACGAGACGGAGATGTTCGCGGGCCTGCAGACCCGCGACAAGGACCCGCGCAAGTCGATCCACCTCGACGACGTGCCGGTGCCCGAGCTCGGCCCGGGCGAGGCCCTGGTCGCCGTCATGGCATCGAGTGTCAACTACAACTCGGTGTGGACCTCGATCTTCGAGCCGCTGTCGACCTTCGGGTTCCTGGAGCGCTACGGCCGTACCAACGACCTGGCCAAGCGCCACGACCTGCCGTACCACATCATCGGCTCCGACCTCGCGGGCGTCGTCCTGCGCACCGGCCCGGGCGTCAACGCCTGGAAGCCCGGCGACGAGGTCGTCGCCCACTGTCTCTCGGTCGAGATGGAGTCCTCGGACGGCCACAACGACACGATGCTCGACCCCGAGCAGCGCATCTGGGGCTTCGAGACCAACTTCGGCGGACTGGCGGAGATCGCGCTGGTCAAGTCCAACCAGTTGATGCCGAAGCCGGGCCACCTCAGCTGGGAGGAGGCCGCCGCCCCGGGGCTGGTGAACTCCACCGCCTACCGGCAGCTCGTCTCCCGCAACGGCGCCGCCATGAAGCAGGGCGACAACGTCCTGATCTGGGGTGCGAGCGGCGGACTCGGCTCGTACGCCACGCAGTTCGCGCTGGCCGGAGGCGCCAACCCGATCTGTGTCGTCTCCAGCGACCAGAAGGCGGACATCTGCCGCTCGATGGGCGCCGAGGCGATCATCGACCGCAACGCCGAGGACTACAAGTTCTGGAAGGACGAGACCACCCAGGACCCGAAGGAGTGGAAGCGCTTCGGCAAGCGCATCCGCGAACTCACCGGCGGCGAGGACATCGACATCGTCTTCGAGCACCCCGGCCGCGAGACCTTCGGCGCGAGCGTCTTCGTCACCCGCAAGGGCGGCACCATCACCACCTGCGCCTCGACCTCGGGCTACATGCACGAGTACGACAACCGCTACCTGTGGATGTCCCTGAAGCGGATCATCGGCTCGCACTTCGCCAACTACCGCGAGGCCTGGGAGGCCAACCGGCTCATCGCGAAGGGCAAGATCCACCCGACGCTGTCGAAGGTCTACTCCCTGGAGGAGACCGGCCAGGCGGCCTACGACGTGCACCGCAACCTCCACCAGGGCAAGGTCGGCGTGCTGTGCCTGGCCCCCGAGGCGGGTCTCGGTGTGCGCGACGAGGAGATGCGCGCCAAGCACATCGACGCCATCAACCGCTTCCGCAACATCTGA
- a CDS encoding protein meaA — MTERQSAEGKREPAPQAPKERDRPWLMRTYAGHSTAEASNELYRRNLAKGQTGLSVAFDLPTQTGYDSDHILARGEVGRVGVPIAHLGDMRRLFQDIPLEQMNTSMTINATAMWLLALYQVVAEEQGADITQLQGTTQNDIVKEYLSRGTHVFPPVPSLRLTTDMIAYTVSHIPKWNPINICSYHLQEAGATPVQEIAYAMSTAIAVLDAVRDSGQVPQERMGDVVGRISFFVNAGVRFIEEMCKMRAFGRIWDEVTRERYGIENPKHRRFRYGVQVNSLGLTEAQPENNVQRIVLEMLAVTLSKDARARAVQLPAWNEALGLPRPWDQQWSLRMQQVLAYESDLLEYADIFEGSRVIEAKVSMLVEESLAEIDRIQEMGGAMAAVESGYLKSQLVSSHAERRARIESGQEKIIGVNIFETTEPNPLTADLDTAIQTVDPAVEARVISGLQHWRDTRYQPPFNHPRPCKALEKLKEAAKGTANLMEATLECARAGVTTGEWAGALREVFGEFRAPTGVSSAPVAVPAEEGSAMADVRRRVDVTAKDLGVGKLRFLVGKPGLDGHSNGAEQIAVRARDAGFEVVYQGIRLTPEQIVDAALAEDVHAVGLSILSGSHAQLVPDVLERLHVAGATDVPVIAGGIIPNGDAEQLRAAGVAAVFTPKDFDITGIIGRIVDEIRKANKLDPLEVPA; from the coding sequence ATGACTGAGCGTCAGTCCGCCGAAGGCAAGCGGGAGCCTGCGCCGCAGGCGCCCAAGGAAAGGGACCGGCCGTGGCTCATGCGCACGTATGCCGGTCACTCCACGGCCGAGGCGTCGAACGAGCTGTACCGGCGCAACCTCGCCAAGGGGCAGACCGGCCTGTCGGTCGCGTTCGACCTGCCGACGCAGACCGGCTACGACTCCGACCACATCCTCGCCCGCGGCGAGGTCGGCCGGGTCGGCGTGCCGATCGCGCACCTCGGTGACATGCGCCGGCTGTTCCAGGACATCCCCCTGGAGCAGATGAACACCTCGATGACGATCAACGCCACCGCCATGTGGCTGCTGGCGCTCTACCAGGTCGTCGCGGAGGAGCAGGGCGCGGACATCACCCAGCTCCAGGGCACGACCCAGAACGACATCGTCAAGGAGTACCTGTCCCGCGGGACGCACGTCTTCCCGCCGGTGCCGAGCCTCCGTCTGACGACCGACATGATCGCGTACACGGTCTCCCACATCCCGAAGTGGAACCCGATCAACATCTGCAGCTACCACCTGCAGGAGGCGGGCGCCACACCGGTCCAGGAGATCGCGTACGCGATGTCGACGGCGATCGCGGTGCTGGACGCCGTCCGGGACTCCGGCCAGGTGCCGCAGGAGCGCATGGGCGATGTCGTCGGCCGTATCTCCTTCTTCGTGAACGCGGGCGTCCGGTTCATCGAGGAGATGTGCAAGATGCGCGCCTTCGGCCGTATCTGGGACGAGGTCACGCGGGAGCGCTACGGCATCGAGAACCCCAAGCACCGGCGCTTCCGGTACGGCGTCCAGGTCAACTCCCTCGGGCTGACCGAGGCGCAGCCGGAGAACAACGTCCAGCGGATCGTCCTCGAGATGCTGGCCGTGACCCTCTCGAAGGACGCACGCGCGCGTGCCGTCCAGCTGCCGGCCTGGAACGAGGCCCTCGGTCTCCCCCGGCCCTGGGACCAGCAGTGGTCGCTGCGGATGCAGCAGGTCCTGGCGTACGAGAGCGACCTGCTGGAGTACGCGGACATCTTCGAGGGCTCCCGCGTCATCGAGGCGAAGGTCTCCATGCTGGTCGAGGAGTCCCTCGCGGAGATCGACCGGATCCAGGAGATGGGCGGCGCGATGGCCGCCGTCGAGTCGGGCTATCTGAAGTCGCAGCTCGTCTCCTCGCATGCCGAGCGCCGGGCCCGTATCGAGTCCGGGCAGGAGAAGATCATCGGCGTCAACATCTTCGAGACGACCGAGCCCAACCCGCTGACGGCCGACCTCGACACCGCGATCCAGACGGTCGACCCGGCCGTCGAGGCCCGGGTCATCTCGGGGCTCCAGCACTGGCGCGACACCCGCTACCAGCCGCCCTTCAACCATCCGCGTCCCTGCAAGGCGCTGGAGAAGCTGAAGGAGGCCGCCAAGGGCACCGCCAACCTCATGGAGGCCACCCTGGAGTGCGCCCGTGCCGGTGTCACGACCGGCGAGTGGGCCGGGGCGCTGCGCGAGGTGTTCGGCGAGTTCCGCGCCCCGACCGGCGTGTCGTCTGCGCCGGTCGCGGTCCCGGCGGAGGAGGGTTCGGCCATGGCCGACGTCCGCCGCAGGGTCGACGTGACCGCGAAGGACCTGGGCGTCGGAAAGCTGCGCTTCCTGGTCGGCAAGCCGGGCCTGGACGGGCACTCCAACGGCGCCGAGCAGATAGCCGTACGCGCGCGGGACGCCGGCTTCGAGGTGGTGTACCAGGGCATCCGGCTGACGCCCGAGCAGATCGTGGACGCGGCCCTCGCCGAGGACGTGCACGCGGTCGGTCTGTCGATCCTCTCCGGCTCGCACGCCCAGCTGGTGCCGGACGTGCTCGAGAGGCTGCATGTGGCAGGCGCCACAGATGTACCTGTCATCGCCGGTGGGATCATCCCCAATGGAGACGCCGAACAGCTCAGGGCTGCCGGCGTGGCCGCGGTCTTCACCCCGAAGGACTTCGACATCACCGGAATCATCGGCCGCATCGTCGACGAGATCCGGAAAGCGAACAAGCTCGACCCCCTGGAGGTCCCCGCATGA
- a CDS encoding branched-chain amino acid ABC transporter permease, translating into MSEVLVKPLRLVRSRTYLWAAGGVLLLALPFYLDRFWLQAGLFAMAAAIGAIGINLLTGATGQLSMGHAFFLAVGAYGYCVFAADGGDGLTGLGLPTWLAAVLAVLVAGVAGGLFSPISGRLSGAYLGIATLALVFIGQHVMFNAHDLTGGANGRDVPPLSLFGLTFDDRELLVAAVPFGSAEKLWYAGLVLLAVGALFARGVLRGRPGRAMNAIRDHRIAAGVLGVPVARHRAAVFVLSSMYAGLAGVLLALVFQRTVPDYFGITLSLEYLAMIVIGGLGSVSGAVAGAVFVSLLPQLLTRYSDALPLVSAPGTGGIAPGEASRYLYGAAVVLVVLFLPGGLVGAAARRHVRPRSGEIHPGEER; encoded by the coding sequence GTGTCTGAGGTCCTGGTGAAGCCGTTGCGGCTGGTCCGCTCCCGTACGTACCTCTGGGCCGCCGGGGGAGTGCTCCTGCTGGCCCTGCCCTTCTACCTGGACCGGTTCTGGCTCCAGGCGGGCCTGTTCGCGATGGCCGCCGCGATCGGCGCGATCGGCATCAACCTCCTCACCGGGGCGACCGGGCAGCTCTCCATGGGGCACGCCTTCTTCCTCGCCGTCGGCGCCTACGGCTACTGCGTGTTCGCGGCGGACGGCGGCGACGGGCTGACCGGGCTCGGGCTGCCGACCTGGCTCGCGGCGGTGCTCGCGGTGCTGGTCGCGGGCGTCGCGGGCGGGCTGTTCAGCCCCATCTCGGGCCGCCTCAGCGGCGCTTACCTGGGCATCGCCACACTCGCGCTCGTCTTCATCGGCCAGCACGTGATGTTCAACGCCCACGACCTGACCGGCGGCGCCAACGGCCGTGACGTACCGCCGCTGAGCCTGTTCGGACTCACCTTCGACGACCGCGAACTCCTCGTCGCCGCCGTGCCGTTCGGGTCGGCGGAGAAGCTCTGGTACGCGGGTCTGGTCCTGCTGGCGGTCGGCGCGCTGTTCGCGCGCGGAGTGCTGCGTGGCCGTCCGGGCCGGGCCATGAACGCGATCCGCGACCACCGCATCGCCGCCGGTGTGCTGGGCGTGCCGGTCGCCCGGCACCGGGCCGCGGTCTTCGTGCTGTCGTCGATGTACGCGGGTCTCGCGGGCGTACTGCTCGCGCTGGTCTTCCAGCGGACGGTGCCCGACTACTTCGGCATCACGCTCTCGCTCGAGTACCTCGCGATGATCGTCATCGGCGGGCTCGGTTCGGTCTCCGGGGCGGTGGCGGGTGCCGTGTTCGTGTCCCTGCTGCCGCAGCTGCTGACCCGCTACAGCGACGCGCTGCCTCTTGTCTCCGCCCCCGGCACGGGCGGGATCGCACCGGGCGAGGCATCCCGGTACCTCTACGGCGCCGCCGTCGTGCTGGTGGTGCTGTTCCTGCCGGGCGGCCTGGTCGGGGCGGCCGCCCGGCGTCACGTCAGACCCCGTTCAGGGGAGATCCATCCAGGGGAGGAACGATGA
- a CDS encoding ABC transporter substrate-binding protein: MTTRYAARAAAGALAALLVLAGCSSKAKDSDGGDGDKSAGGVRTGEGISGKTITLGALTDMTGVYATLGKSVTQAQQLYVKQLNAAGGVCGYKVALSVRDHGYDPQKAVSGYTELEPKVLGFAQFIGSPFVAAVKQRIDGQDKGLVLPQAWSAALLGSPYIRVIGSTYDIETINAVDFLIKEKGVKKGDRIGHVYFEGDYGESALVGSQHIAKEAGLTVVEQKIKPTDNDMTAQVTALKQAGVKAIVISAGPRQAASLVGVAAASGFAVPIIGNNSAFAPQLLATQAGPALMKSYYVASPSLPIGADTPEAKKLVADYKAAYPGDALDNGIVAGWTAVSAFGEALKKACANKDLTREGVDKALLSIDSYDVGFGIAQNFTDPKAPSSRESVILQPDKSVTGGMKVVREAGASDVAKGYTPGA, encoded by the coding sequence ATGACTACGAGGTACGCCGCCAGGGCCGCCGCGGGCGCGCTCGCCGCACTGCTGGTGCTGGCCGGATGCAGTTCCAAGGCCAAGGACTCCGACGGCGGGGACGGTGACAAGTCGGCCGGCGGGGTCAGGACCGGGGAGGGTATCTCCGGGAAGACGATCACGCTCGGCGCGCTCACCGACATGACCGGGGTCTACGCGACTCTCGGCAAGAGCGTCACCCAGGCCCAGCAGCTGTACGTGAAGCAGCTGAACGCCGCCGGCGGCGTCTGCGGCTACAAGGTGGCCCTCTCGGTCCGCGACCACGGCTACGACCCGCAGAAGGCCGTCTCCGGCTACACCGAGCTGGAGCCGAAGGTGCTCGGCTTCGCACAGTTCATCGGCTCGCCGTTCGTCGCCGCGGTCAAGCAGCGGATCGACGGCCAGGACAAGGGGCTGGTGCTCCCGCAGGCCTGGTCGGCCGCGCTGCTCGGCAGCCCGTACATCCGGGTCATCGGATCCACCTACGACATCGAGACGATCAACGCGGTGGACTTCCTGATCAAGGAGAAAGGGGTGAAGAAGGGGGACAGGATCGGCCATGTGTACTTCGAGGGCGATTACGGCGAGAGCGCCCTGGTCGGCTCCCAGCACATCGCGAAGGAGGCCGGGCTCACCGTCGTCGAGCAGAAGATCAAGCCGACCGACAACGACATGACCGCCCAGGTCACCGCCCTCAAACAGGCCGGCGTCAAGGCGATCGTGATCAGCGCGGGCCCGCGGCAGGCGGCCTCGCTGGTGGGGGTGGCGGCGGCGAGCGGCTTCGCCGTACCGATCATCGGCAACAACTCGGCCTTCGCGCCGCAGCTCCTGGCCACCCAGGCAGGCCCGGCCCTGATGAAGAGCTACTACGTGGCCTCGCCCTCGCTGCCCATCGGCGCGGACACCCCGGAGGCGAAGAAGCTCGTGGCCGACTACAAGGCCGCCTACCCGGGCGACGCCCTGGACAACGGCATCGTCGCCGGCTGGACCGCGGTGTCGGCCTTCGGCGAGGCACTGAAGAAGGCCTGCGCGAACAAGGACCTCACCAGGGAGGGCGTCGACAAGGCCCTGCTGTCGATCGACTCCTACGACGTCGGCTTCGGTATCGCCCAGAACTTCACCGACCCCAAGGCCCCGTCCTCCCGCGAGAGCGTGATCCTCCAGCCGGACAAGAGCGTGACGGGCGGCATGAAGGTCGTACGGGAGGCGGGGGCGTCCGACGTGGCGAAGGGGTACACACCGGGGGCGTGA
- the pssA gene encoding CDP-diacylglycerol--serine O-phosphatidyltransferase yields MPDADEVDDEEEMPLSLRLSIADTLTLGNATCGFMAVYFTTTGILIPHLTDSQETGMARNSAATAVILMLCAAVFDLFDGLVARKLRSSPMGAELDNLSDLISFGLAPAYFVLVYGMVADDASQRVAAVGAVVVLLAVVLRLARFSCVTVKDGTFQGMPSPFGALTVVSIVLLELPFVATLLAILGTAWLMVSRVEYPKPRGRLAVAMLSWIVLGMGLLAAWAFGAPGGQLLLQTGCALQLVMGAVIPLFATARRVNNFRGNRREARAAQLP; encoded by the coding sequence GTGCCCGACGCCGACGAGGTCGACGACGAGGAGGAGATGCCTCTTTCTCTCCGCCTCTCGATAGCGGACACCCTCACCCTCGGCAACGCCACCTGCGGCTTCATGGCGGTGTACTTCACCACCACCGGCATCCTGATCCCGCATCTGACCGACAGCCAGGAAACCGGCATGGCGCGCAACAGCGCGGCCACCGCGGTCATCCTGATGCTCTGCGCCGCGGTCTTCGACCTCTTCGACGGCCTCGTGGCGCGCAAGCTGCGCTCCTCCCCGATGGGCGCCGAGCTGGACAACCTCTCGGACCTGATCAGCTTCGGTCTCGCACCGGCGTACTTCGTCCTCGTCTACGGCATGGTGGCGGACGACGCGTCCCAGCGGGTGGCGGCGGTGGGCGCCGTCGTGGTGCTGCTGGCGGTGGTGCTGAGGCTCGCGAGATTCTCCTGTGTGACCGTGAAGGACGGCACCTTCCAGGGCATGCCCTCGCCGTTCGGCGCGCTGACAGTGGTCTCGATCGTGCTGCTGGAGCTCCCCTTCGTGGCGACGCTCCTGGCGATCCTGGGCACCGCCTGGCTGATGGTGAGCCGGGTCGAGTACCCGAAGCCGCGGGGCCGCCTCGCGGTCGCGATGCTCTCCTGGATCGTCCTGGGAATGGGCCTGCTCGCGGCCTGGGCGTTCGGCGCCCCGGGCGGCCAGCTCCTCCTCCAGACGGGCTGCGCCCTCCAACTGGTCATGGGCGCGGTGATCCCCCTGTTCGCCACGGCCCGCCGGGTGAACAACTTCCGCGGCAACCGGCGCGAGGCCCGCGCGGCCCAGCTGCCGTAA